The window ACTTAGGATATCAACAACCTCATCCCAATTCCAGTTTAGCAGTGCCCATTCTCTTTTCTAATCTTTTTCCTGCTTCTCATGCATACAAAGTTGAAGCTTGGTTTGATCACATTCCTGCTTATTGTTACTCAAGTTCGACATGTTGGCTGTTTTTCTATGTCAAAATTAGTATTAGTtgcaacaaaacaaataaatcagTGTTAGTGGTTTACCTCCGCATTACCTTCTATTAAAAGTTGGATGCCCGATAATACTGTTACGGAATATTGACCCAACAAATGGGTTGTGTAATGGCACCCGATTGATATGCAGAAGCTTTCAGCAAAATGTTATTGATGTAGAAATAGTTGTTGGTCAACATGCtggaaaaatgatatttttgccTAAGATTCCTTTATGTCCATCTGATGATGACATGTTCCCATTCAAGCTAAAGAGGAAATAGTTTCCTATTCGATTGTGGTTTGCAATGACAATCAATAAAGCTCAGGGACAAACAATTCCAAATGCAGGTATTTATCTTCCAGACCCGGTATTCTCGCATGGACAACTTTATGTTGCATTGTCCAGAGGGGTTTCACGTTGCAATACAAAAGTATTAATGAAGCCTAACGAAATTTCAAAAGGTGATGGGGTTTATACAGCAAATGTGGTGTACAAAGAAGTATTGCACGATTAATATTTTGTGCTATTTTGACTGGTTTCTTTTTATTGGTTATTTGATGTATCATGTAACAAATAACACCATAGTTTGATTATATTGTCTTCAACATGTAATTTCTTTTGGAACATAATATTTTTGTAAAGGAAACATATCACCGAAAGAACCTACGTGCCCCGCTGCTTTGCGCGGGTACactactagtgtgtgtgtgtgtgtgtatatatatatatatatatatccatgtttAATAAAAACCTCTCTTATGTGCCACTTTTCATTTTTTTAGACTTCATTTTGCCACGTGTCATTACCCAAAATTTGTTTTACCGCTCATCTTCCTTCCTTTGTTAGCGGATGTTATCCCAAAAAATTAGGGATCTTAATTTAAAACTTAGTTGTTATCCCAATAAATCACGAATCCTAATTCCTCTCTTAATTTTTATATTTGTATTATGCATTCCACTAATGCATCTCACCGTTTGCTATTCCCTATGTGATGCGTCGATTAAGCTCTGGAATACACAGCTCTCTCCTACATCCTTCTCTCTCGCCAACAGTCAGTTCTAGAAGAAAGCAATTATACTTCCGCCTCCGCCATGTATTCTCCCTGCAACAACTGCAACAACAGATATACCACTTTTCCATCGTCGGTGATTAGGTTGTTCCTCCGGTAACCGGCCTTCCCACCAAGAAAACGCACGAGCCAAGATTCGTCGTTTTGGGTTCCGGTTGCACTTACCTGCATACTTGGACATCCGAGGCAAGATTCCCAAAGTCAAGCCTTATGCTTTCACGAAACTGCCAAGAATCATGCTTATATGCGCTCCGACTGTGAACCCTAATCCCCTCCGGTAAGCATCgggtttgaatttttcaaaattttacttaGTTACACAACATCGATGAGGGGAAAATGCTTATGCCATACATGTTTTGTGgatatgttgtttgttttttaatgaATGGGTTTCAATTTCACTTTGTGTtttgatttcaattttttttttttttgcttctatTAATGGTGAGCTTTATAATTTCCAGTTACTATTCAGGTTCAGCAATCTTgagcatgattttttttttgctaatgTGATTTCTTATAAGTAATGTAACATGCAGATACTTCCAAAGTTGGTATGCATAATGATATGTTATACATGAGCTTTGTTTTTTATTCAAATTACTTTTTTGATTAATTAACAAAGATTTTGTGTTAATTGGACAGgtggttttaattggtttggtgaaaagctttttttttcttctaaaagTGAAGAAATCAAACCTTTTTTACTGTTGTATATAAACAAACTTCATTTTTTTACATCCCATGGTTTTACCTCCACGGTTTCCTCTTTTCAATcttaaaatcaaaataatattgCCCAAAGGTTGATAATCATCATTTTATTCAACATGCTCTGGTCAGatgggattttttttttctactaaATTTTTTGGCATCCAAgtttcatcttctgttttgttaTTATCATTTGAgataaatggataaagttggttTTGTTTAAAGGCGCGATGGAGTGTACCATTAAGAAAGTAAGAGAAAGCAACATAAACTAGACGACTTGAAAACAGGGTGGAGCTGCAAAAGGAGCTTTTTTTCATCTTATCTAAGGAATTACAGGTACTAGGCTTGTATTTTTAGTCTTTAGTTACGGTTGAACCGTGTATTTGTCCTAAAAATTGGTTAAACCTTTTGGACATGGTAAATCTTCTTTTATGATAGCAATTGGGATACTAACACAAACAGGAGACAGAAGACAGGAAATGGAACTATCCTTACGGTCATTTTCTAAATCATTGATTAATCACTCTTTTAGACACATTTTTGGTTGAGAGTTTGGTAATGGGGTAATTAGTTATTCCTAAATAGTTACTAAAGTGAAAATAagtttttcttttttacttaatctttttttcatatttatactgGATATGTCTGTTTGTTTGGTTTCTATTATTCAAAAATGgaatttaaatttatttttctaaaattgtgCTTGATTTGTACAATATAACATCCTACTATCACCTCTTTTGCCACGTGTCATGTTGAGAAAGCATCCTGGGTTGTTTTTTCCCCAGTAAAATGCATAAACTAGCAATGTATCTTCTATTGTCCTCTTATTatggcaatgtactttcatttcctTATTACAACAATATACTTTGAAGATTATTTGGTTAGAGCTTAGTACTTTATCACATATTGCTTTATTTAATGGTATTAAGACCTACCATAGTATTGTGTGTGGATTGGAATACAAAAAGACTTGAAAATTTATGTGTTCTCTTTTAATGTTATCTGTCTTGCACTTTTTACTACATAAAGTTCTAAATTTCCCATTCATGAAACTAATTTTTCAAAAACTCAAAGGTAGATGCTATATTAGAAACAAAAGTAAATATTTAGAAAatagtaaatttcaaaacttgatatAATCTTAACTCCATCAAAAGTTAATTTTaacaaaatagcaatgtacttttatttttatgtcaaatattgaatcattctttgatttttttttgtctcTTTAAACATTACTTTTTTACAGGGATCATTTAAGACCTCTGTTTGATTAATTATTTTCCTACAAGGATCGTTTAATTTATGTACACTGCTATTTagttaaatattattttttatgcaTCTCTCTTACAAAATTTTAAGTTCTATCCCATATTAATTAAGCCTTTATTTGTTTCTTTTTCATATATTATTTTAATGTCTAATAATGATTTTAGAGACTTAAAATTTAACTATAAAATTTTAACACGACCATATAAGTGGTATTTGTGAATACCTATTATATAAACctcttatatgttaatattgtgGAGGCCAAGCttcaaaattataaataaaaatcttGTGAATGAAAAAGCACATGCATAATGTCCCATGTATCTTAAAACAATTTCTTATTTATTAACATAGTAATAATTATGTTTTTCAAGTACCAAAGTTAATTTAATTTTTGAACCGTGGATCCACGggttatatatagatatatatatccCGTGAGATTGAAGGAAAAGTAAACTTCTAAGTTTCTGACTTTGGCCACAAacttttataatatttatatttttgccTAAGATGTTATTAGTTTTTGGGTTTTGCCACATTTTTATAGCTTTTTCCAAAACTGCcccttttgtttttttcttttatactTGGCCACCAATTTTCCAACTCCGTTAACTTTGGTCACATTTCTTTGTGTTTTATCCATTTTGCCAATTCAAAACTCAATTAAAGTCAAAACCTTATTCACCTATGCGGAGCATGGGCTTCTCCTAGTTAATATAAAGATTATTAGGCTTAATGACTTGTACCTTGagcatgaattttttttttttaactaaattAGCCACCCCATCCCCTGAATGGCTGAATCAACTAGCTTCCCATCTTCTTCACCCACAATGCTTTTGGtcgacttttttttttctttttttggctAGCACCTTTTTTCGGCAGCAAGATCTTCTGATGCACTTGATTTCGGATTAGAAACTATCCATGACTTCATCTACATTGTTTTCTAGCCCAATTTCTCTATTTCTTTCCTTTTATTCTTGAATTCCGTTGCAGGTTTATATCTCTAGTCGGTTACATTTGAATGAAAACAAAGAATTATCTTCAAAAGGTCGGTCATCCTTCCAAGTGTTCGATGAAATATCTGAAAGAAATGAACATTGATTCAAGAATTTGATTGCTGAGAATAAATATTGTTATATGGTTCATGTGTTTGATCTTAATTTCTaattcttcatttttcttctGACCTCACTGTTTCATTTTTCTTATTGTTTATCGAAATTGATTCAAGATCATTTGTTTTAATTCTGCCCAACTACACTGGAAAATGTAAACTTTTCATGATTCAAGATCATTTGTTTTAATTCTGCCCAACTACATATCAGTCTTCTGTTGTGCTCCCATTTTTCTTAaatataaatagaaaatataaacTTTTCATGATGCCTTATTTCACACAACACTGGAAAATGGCCACCCGTGGTGTTGGTGATAATTTATTGATAACTGGGACTTAAAAACCCATGCCAAATACAAAAATGAAACATGGTTTTACATGACTATCTATGTTCGTCTTTTTTGTAAATTAGCAATGAACACCACAACCTTCACATAAACCCAATCTTTGAAGCTATCAAGAAACATAAAAAAAAGCATATCTTCCACGACGGTTGAGAAGCAAAGCACCACATGCTATCCAAAATCCAACAATGAAACCAATTGCCCCACCAATATAGAACCATACATCAAGTTCGTCTACACCTTCACCATCACCCTCACTTTCACCATTGATGAGTTGTATTCCTgattcttcatttccatgacatTGTTCGGTAAGGGAAGGTCCACAAAGCCCTAAGTTTCCTTCATATCTTGAAGGGCCAAAGGTCTGAAGTTGTGTGCTGGATGGGATTCTCCCTGACAAGTTATTACATGACACGTCTAGGTAACTCAATAAGGTCATTTGAGACATGCTTGATGGTATTTCCCCTGAAAACTTGTTTCTAGATAAATCcaaaattaaaaggtttttcatCTGACCCATTTTCCATGGAATCTTTCCAAGTAGAGCGTTCTTTGATAAGTTGAGTGCAATAAGTTCATCAAGATTGGTAATCTGATACGGGATTTCCCCTGTTAAGTTGTTGCTTGAGAGGTCGATGCTCCTCAACAACTTCATATTACTTCTGATGAATTCACGTTCAGTTCCTTGCCACTGGATCATCACATGGTCAACATTATAAGAATATCTTATTAATATATCGTCAGGATCTAAATTCTGTAGTTGAGAGAATCCTTGTTGCACCATGATCGTAAGATTACTCAAACATGAGGGGATTCTTCCATGGAAATGGTTCACCGACAAGTCTAGAATTTGAAGACTTGCTAATTGACATAATTGTAAAGGGATGCTTCCAGAGAAGTTGTTTGATCTTAACATAAGAACATACAACCCAGATAAGCTTTCCCCGATCCAAACAGGCAAATTACCAGAAAACTTGTTGGCCCCCAAATTCAATGACTTTAAGCTCGTGCAATTCTTAACAGACAAAGGAAATTCTTCGGAGAAATCATTCTTGTATAAATCCAATGCCTCTAGCTTAATCATAGATCCAAGAGAGGCAGGAAGCCTTCCAGAAAGATTATTGTGTTCTAAATTAAGAACTTGTAGTTCTTTGAAATGCCACAAACAATCTGGAAGTTGTCCGCTTAGAAAGTTATGAGAGAGGTCAAGAATAACTAAAAAGCCATGGAAAACTTTGCATAAGAAGGAGATTCCTCCAGAGAATTTGTTTCTGGAAAGATTTAGTAATGCCACAGTGGATGAGACATTAGTTATTGGACCATCAAAGCGGTTGGAGCTTAAATCTATCACTGACTTGTTGTCAAAATTTGATGACAGATCTGGTACTTTCCCACTTATTTTGTTGAAAGAAAGGTTCAAGAATGTTAACTGGGAAGGCCATGTGTCCCAAAACTCGAGAGGAATTGTATCTGAAATGCTAGAATTTGCAATATCAATACTGGTAAgatttttcaaattttgaatcCATTTGGGGAAGAGAGGCCCTAGTTTGCAAGAGCTTAGTCGAATAGATTCTATATGAGAACGGTTTGACATGTAATCTGAGGAAGGAAATCCATGGAGTGAGTTTTCGGAAAGATCAAGATATTTAAGGTTGGGCAGTTCCCACAGTTTCTTACTTATAGTTCCTTTTAACTGATTCTCAGAGAGGGACAGATGTGTTAGGGATGTGAACTTTTGGATGTCATCAGGCAA of the Lactuca sativa cultivar Salinas chromosome 6, Lsat_Salinas_v11, whole genome shotgun sequence genome contains:
- the LOC111903355 gene encoding receptor-like protein EIX1; the encoded protein is MHPCVFLIFSLLLFCLETTTANQLAAVGGGDDKCFEKEKNALLHFKSLLQDPSDHLSMWTSEQDNCCQWSGVTCNNQTGHVTELDLMSFGLVGEISHALVNLTYLNYLDLSENSFHGTIPRSIGSLTQLRYLRLSYNSLYGTIPRSIGSLTELKYLDLMSCGLVGEISHSLVNLTYLNHLNLYSNSFHGTIPTFIGSLTRLRYLDLGGNNLNGTIPRSIGSLTELIELDLSFNSLYGTIPPEFGNLTNLQYLYLSYVGMCRLENLEWLSPLSHLEVLEMDGISLAKTNHWVDVILSLPKLSRLSLSGCELSQVMYPYSSSFLNSSSSSSIEFLYLGNNSLTSSMYRWLFPLTSNKLCRLDLSGNMLDGIPKYLGNLCSLKYLYFFNTSAAVKFPDFLNNLSGCTSLSLQRLSASGSQFTGSLPDDIQKFTSLTHLSLSENQLKGTISKKLWELPNLKYLDLSENSLHGFPSSDYMSNRSHIESIRLSSCKLGPLFPKWIQNLKNLTSIDIANSSISDTIPLEFWDTWPSQLTFLNLSFNKISGKVPDLSSNFDNKSVIDLSSNRFDGPITNVSSTVALLNLSRNKFSGGISFLCKVFHGFLVILDLSHNFLSGQLPDCLWHFKELQVLNLEHNNLSGRLPASLGSMIKLEALDLYKNDFSEEFPLSVKNCTSLKSLNLGANKFSGNLPVWIGESLSGLYVLMLRSNNFSGSIPLQLCQLASLQILDLSVNHFHGRIPSCLSNLTIMVQQGFSQLQNLDPDDILIRYSYNVDHVMIQWQGTEREFIRSNMKLLRSIDLSSNNLTGEIPYQITNLDELIALNLSKNALLGKIPWKMGQMKNLLILDLSRNKFSGEIPSSMSQMTLLSYLDVSCNNLSGRIPSSTQLQTFGPSRYEGNLGLCGPSLTEQCHGNEESGIQLINGESEGDGEGVDELDVWFYIGGAIGFIVGFWIACGALLLNRRGRYAFFYVS